The DNA region AATTTTGATGCAACCGTCATGTGGAAGCATTACGAGTCTCTTATACAACACATCTCTTCACTTCCAGCCATTAGCAGGAGTAATGAGGGTCAGCAACCCACTAATTATCAATCTCCAGTTCGTCGTTTTCAACTCCTCCCAAGCCCTCTACGTTCAATAATCAGAGATGTTGTGGGGCGATCGCCTCAGCTTGGTTATTTTTTTCGTGACTTTCGGGGCTTTTAATTGCTTAATTTACAGCATGACTAATCTTAGCTTTCTATTCCTTGTTGCCAATACTCCTTGGGTATATGCCTTAGCAGAATCCCTTGCTAGAGATTTTCCAACCCATACCATTCGTTCCTATGATTGGCTCAATTACCGTCGTCTAAAACCAAAATGGCCAAGTTCAAATACACCTCTCTATTTACAGCGAACAATGCAATTACTTCCTCCAGGCTATGCTGGCAGTTTGGGGACTGTATTCCGGCCCTACCTGAACGCGAAAGTCAAACACTGGTGTCGTAGTTTAGAGAAAGAATCTGGAACCACACCCTGGGTCATTGTACCGTACCCATTTTCAGCACCGTGGGTACGCCAAATTTCATCAGAAAGGTTAATTTATTACAACCTTGACGAATATATCTATTATCAACCCTCGCGTAAAGAGCAAATTTTGCACCAAGAAGCGGAATTAGTTAACAGAGCAAAAATTATCCTCTGTATTGCTCAATTCCAAGTCGAAGCTTTACGACAACGATATCCTCATCGGGCCGAATCCATTCATCACTTTCCTTTAGGAGTAGTGGAATCTTACTTAAACCCTGAGCCAGATAAATTACCTGAACCAATGACAGTTGGTTATATAGGCAATTTGATTGAACGGGTAGATTGGCAGCTAGTGCTACAGGTGGCTAAAACTTGCCCAGAAGTTACATTTATTTTTATCGGCGGTTTAGATGGATTTGCTGGGGATGTGAATGAAAAGGGTTGGAGGGCAAATCGTCAAGCCGTACTATCACTACCCAATGTTCGTCATATTAATGAAATCCCTCAAGAACAAGTTGCTCAGTATTACTGGTCATTTGCAATAAACTGGATGCCTTATGATATTACCCATCCCTTTAATCAGGCGGCTTGTCCGACAAAAGTGATGGATGGTATTGCCAGTGGTCGTCCTATGCTCAGTACAGACATTCCAGAGTGCAAGCTTTATCCAGAGTGGATTAATGTGTTTCATTCACCAGAAGAGGCAATTACTATAATTAGGCAACAACTAAGTTTGATCGCAACTCAAGACGCATATTATAAAAGCACTCAACAATTAAAATTTGCAGTTAAGCAAACCTGGCAAGCACGAGCTACAACCTTAGTAAAATGCTTGGCACAATATGAATCCTAATCTCAAAACTGATGTTCCTCAGACATCCCGCTTTTGGACTCTTGATATTATTAAAGGAATATCAGTTTTAGCTGTTATTATTTTCCACGTACTGCCAGATGTTAAGTCTGAGAGCAATTTGACTGATTCATCAATCCTCTGGATTAACTGGCTCAGATATGGAGGAACATTAGGCGTAAGTATATTTTTTGTTTTGAGTGGTTTTGGCATTCATTATTCCCAAGCAAAACAACAAATTGGCGACCCAAAGTTTCAACCTATATGGAATAAGTTTCTTATCCGTCGAGTGCGACGACTCTATCCCGCCTACTTAGGAGCAATTCTTCTTTCTATAATTATTAACAGTATTTGGGGTTTAATTCGTCAACAGAACATATTTGCCTATTTACCTCAAATTTGGGATCTCATTGCTCACTTATTATTTCTCCACACCCTCAACCCGAAAACATTTTTTGGCGTTATTCCTGCGTTATGGTTTGTGGGAACATTAGTACAACTATATCTGCTCTACCCTATTTTTTATAAGTTAGCTAAAGTTTGGGGTATCAGTCGAGCCTTATTAGCCGTAATCTTATTCACATTAATTAGTCGTCTAATCAGTCAATATCTTAGTTTTGAGCCAATAGGCTACGAATTAGGATCTGTATTGTGGTTCAATTCTCCTCAACGCTGGTTTGAGTGGTGTATGGGAGCCTGGGTTGCTCAACAAGTAGTTCAAAAAACTCACTTCCCGCTTAATTCTATCTCACTATATTGTTTGCTTATCTTGATTTGGTTACGATTAGGTTCCTCAGTCAATTTAGTTTACGAGCCTGTTTTAGGCTGCTTAATTGGTTTGATGATATGGAGCTTAGTTATTAAAGAAACATATATCAGTTACAGCAAACGCTGGTATCCTATATTAGTTTTAGGAAGAGTCAGCTATCCCGTTTACTTATTGCATCAGATTTTTATTCCTTACATTAGCTCGGTCTTATCTCATTCAAGATTTAATACATTTAGCACATTTTTATTACTATTGTTATTAGTGG from Nostoc commune NIES-4072 includes:
- a CDS encoding glycosyltransferase family protein translates to MTNLSFLFLVANTPWVYALAESLARDFPTHTIRSYDWLNYRRLKPKWPSSNTPLYLQRTMQLLPPGYAGSLGTVFRPYLNAKVKHWCRSLEKESGTTPWVIVPYPFSAPWVRQISSERLIYYNLDEYIYYQPSRKEQILHQEAELVNRAKIILCIAQFQVEALRQRYPHRAESIHHFPLGVVESYLNPEPDKLPEPMTVGYIGNLIERVDWQLVLQVAKTCPEVTFIFIGGLDGFAGDVNEKGWRANRQAVLSLPNVRHINEIPQEQVAQYYWSFAINWMPYDITHPFNQAACPTKVMDGIASGRPMLSTDIPECKLYPEWINVFHSPEEAITIIRQQLSLIATQDAYYKSTQQLKFAVKQTWQARATTLVKCLAQYES
- a CDS encoding acyltransferase family protein, whose protein sequence is MNPNLKTDVPQTSRFWTLDIIKGISVLAVIIFHVLPDVKSESNLTDSSILWINWLRYGGTLGVSIFFVLSGFGIHYSQAKQQIGDPKFQPIWNKFLIRRVRRLYPAYLGAILLSIIINSIWGLIRQQNIFAYLPQIWDLIAHLLFLHTLNPKTFFGVIPALWFVGTLVQLYLLYPIFYKLAKVWGISRALLAVILFTLISRLISQYLSFEPIGYELGSVLWFNSPQRWFEWCMGAWVAQQVVQKTHFPLNSISLYCLLILIWLRLGSSVNLVYEPVLGCLIGLMIWSLVIKETYISYSKRWYPILVLGRVSYPVYLLHQIFIPYISSVLSHSRFNTFSTFLLLLLLVVIVTLPISLLFHHFLEISPAKTKPKYDLIK